The genomic region CTCCACCAGCCAGCGACCCGCAGCACCAGCGCCGGCCTTTTGCTGCGATCGGTGTTACAGCAATACAGCGCATCGTCGGGGTCACAGAAGGGAGCACCTGGTGCACGCATGATATTGCAGAGCGTGTCTGTGCAACGCCCTCACCGTGGTGCTGCAACCACGGAGCTCACCGCCGGCGGATGCTGTTGTGCAGTGCCCTGGCCGTGGTGCTGCAATCGCGGAGCTCGCCAACGGTGGATGCTGCTATGTAGCGCTCTGGCCGTGGTGTTGCTATCCACCTGCTAATGCTTCTATGCAACGCCCTGGCCGTGGTCGCGGCTGTGGTGCTACCGTGCTGCTACCGCTGAGCTCGTCGGCAACAGATGCTGCTATGCAGCGCCCTGGCCGTGGTGCTGCTACCGTGGACCATGCCGGCGGCGGATGCTGCCATGCAGCGCCCTGGGGTGTGGTGCCGAAATCGTGGACCTCGTCGGCGGCGGGATTTTTCCATGCGCACGTCCTGACCGTGCTTCTGCAATCCTGGACCTCTCCGGTGCGCGGTGGATGTTGTCGTGCAGCTTTTTCTCAACCACGAATCTCGCCGGCAGCGGGATGTTGTAATGCATCTCTCGCTCAACCATAGAGGTATTGTCAGTGCCGTCGGTTTTGCAAGCAGTGGCAGAGCTAGCGAGGAATGGTTGAGGGGGCAAATGGTGAAATATAATTTTCTGGAGGGGCCAAAAACTGTATTTCTTTCAATTTGTACCACCCAAAAATGAGTTTCTTCACAAAAAATCCATAGGCTGGGGGGGGGGGCGTGACCCCTGCAGCAATACAAGTAGCTCCGCCAGTGGTTGCAAGGCCGGCTTCAGCGACGGCACGTTGCGATGGGAGGCGATGAGCTACCGATGCGGCCGCGGAAGTGAAGGATGATGGGTGCTGGGCTAAGCCACAATGGGTGCTGCGCGACAACACGAGGGTTGAGAATAGGGAGAACGATGCGCTCAACATGTACTGGGGTGGTGCGATCGCACATGTCTCAGATCCAACGGTGTGCCAGCCGACTAATTTTGGGACAAAATAAGTCGGCTGATTTGTAGTAGCTGCCTTTTACTAAAGGGACCAATAAAGTAGGACGGAGATATGTAGTACTTCTcggttcctaaatataggtctttgtagagatttctaCAAGTGCTTATAtacggagcaaaacgagtgaatctacactctaagatATGTCTACGTACATCTGTATATGATAGTTTATTTGAAAtctataaaaagacttatatttaggaaacgGAGAGAGTACAATAGAAGCACTATTTTAAGGGCGGGAGTTGGATCATGACCAGACAACGTTTCTGACCTAGGGGTTTACTCAGAATCAGGCCAGTCAGCATGTTGGTGACAAGTCCACGTTTCTGAATTTCGAGAGAAATTCACTAACAACCATTCGTTAACGACCATGTAACTGAACACTTTGAGGAGCTGCCAATATATACTACGCCCTCTTGGCTGATCGATCTATCAGGCGAGGGAAGAACAGACGCACGTGAACACGAGAGTTGAGATTTTATGTCAACATGGTACATATGCTATTCCTAGTCGATGATTAGTTCGTGTCCAAGCTGGTTGCTTCCAACACGTACACATGTGCACGGGCTTGTTCATCTTTTCCGTACTACGGAGTACTAACGAACACTTGCCAGGCGCTTGCAGGTGGAGCTGAGCTGAGCCGGCCGTCCTCAGTCGATCGACAGGTGCAGCTGACCTGCCTGCCTCTACCGACACATGCACGATCGTCGATCGACCCACCCCACCCGACCGATGATTAACAACGGCATTAATCTCGACGGTGGACATATTATGCCTCAATATCTGATTAGTTGAGCACGTACACTCTCTACATGTCTGTGTCTGTCGACTGTGGTACATGTCTAGCTGCTCTGCACACAAAAGATGTCTTTCTAAAATCTTGGCTGATCGATTTAGCACAAAGCTATTCTCCTTTATTTCCCTGTTCATGTCTACCTGCTCTGCTTCTCCTTTCCTTATAAAGGCCGGAGCAATCTTTGTGCGCCACTGCCATCTATGTGAGACtgatactcctcctcctcctcctctagctcGATTGCACGATCGAGACCAGCTAGCTAATGGGCTTCCCCCCGGCGGTGCCCAGGCTCCTGCCCAACCTCCTCTTCCTGCTTACCCACCTGCGCCGCCTCTCCTCCTGGCTGCTCGGCGCCGGCATTGACCACCCAAACAACTCAGACtcagaccaccaccaccaccaccacggcacCACCAGGGGCAGTACCACGACGACAACGGCCTCAAGGAGCTGGAGGAGCACTGCCCGGCCGTGCGCTTCGACGAGCTCTCCGTATCCAACGACGGCACCAGCCCCGGGATGCCCATCCTCCCAGAGGGATGCGTGGTGTGCCTCAGCGACTTCCACGGCACCGCGTGTGTGCGCCGGCCGCGGCGGTGCCGGCACGTCTTTCACTTTGGCTGCCTCGACCGCTGGGCCGCTCACGGCCACAGAACCTGCCCGCTCTGCCGGGCTCCGTTCCTCCCGCCCTTCCTCCTGCCCATGCCAGTCCCGACGTCGTGATTCACGCGGGGTGTTATTTGCTTAATTTCGTGACTGCTGATGGCAAATCCTGAGGAGAAGTTATGAATTTCTCGCTGCCGGCTAGGCTTTTGTGAAAACAAACCCAACTCACAGCCTGGGCCAAGGAGGCCATGGCAGAGAGGTGTCGAAATATATTGTGAGCGGCCCCTCCTTTGTAGAGATCATCACAATATATACTTTCCCCATGGAAGAGGACTAATTCCTTGTCCAGGCTTTGGTTAATTTGCATTTCGCTCAAATGGATTTGGTCTCCAAAGTAAAATCCATAGACCATTAAGAATAAGAAGATATATACACAACAGGAAATAGGTTAGATTATAGGAAGTAGGTACAGGGGTGAATCTGTATATATGCATTGAGAAAGGTTTTTGCTCTGCTCACTTTTAGTTTCCTTTTGTTCTCGCTAAGACTTTAGCAGTACCATTTATTTCATCTTTTATACTACCATGAGCAGTTTGGTGCTAACTCTTCTTTAGAGTTTGATAGCTATTTTGTGTACTGCATACTCTCCTGGATCTGCATTTCGATTCGACTAGATTGCCTTATTTAATCTCATATGTCAACTCTTAAGTCTGAACTCCGATGATATAGTTGCCGCATGCCTACCAAGACATTACAATTTTTGTTCTTGTATACAAAAGAACCCATCCACTAATATATGTTTCACTGACAGATGTGTAAAGTAGAATGTAACCGAACGTCATTGAAACATCACTAAACATTCTGCCGGTTCAAGAATATTGAAATTTGTGACAAAATAATCACAATAAATTTCTTATACTCATGCATTGTGTAGGATCCTCCATCAAGATATTTATAGATAAAACATGTATAAACACACTACAATATATAGAAACGACAGGTACATTGTGTGTGCATGTCATCCAAACTAGATCCAATATAGGTCAAGCTTCTCTTATCTCTAAACAAATGGAATAAAATACTCCATTGATAAATGCATGCGATTTTTTTATTTGCGGTCTTTATATTTAGATAGACATACTTTATTTCAATAAAACAAAATGGAATATTTTTCGAAAGTACAACATAAGATTCATGATGGAAGTTTGTATTACTATGTGAATATGTGTTAAATATAATGTAAATAATAGTTAAATTTTTTAATAATGAGATGTAAAAAAATGTTTAGTATAAGAGTCCCACTTTGTTATTTTCATATGTAGGGTGGGTCGTTCGAAAT from Triticum aestivum cultivar Chinese Spring chromosome 4A, IWGSC CS RefSeq v2.1, whole genome shotgun sequence harbors:
- the LOC123083509 gene encoding brassinosteroid-responsive RING protein 1-like — protein: MGFPPAVPRLLPNLLFLLTHLRRLSSWLLGAGIDHPNNSDSDHHHHHHGLKELEEHCPAVRFDELSVSNDGTSPGMPILPEGCVVCLSDFHGTACVRRPRRCRHVFHFGCLDRWAAHGHRTCPLCRAPFLPPFLLPMPVPTS